A window of Branchiostoma floridae strain S238N-H82 chromosome 9, Bfl_VNyyK, whole genome shotgun sequence genomic DNA:
CTGACATCCCTGGCGGGACCTCAGATCACCTCAAGACAAGGTTAGTTGTATCTCAGGTACTCTAACGTACGTCACTACTTCTTGTCGAAACGCCCTTTATTTTTCTTGCTTAACGCACACTGCCCAGCTGGAGTGATATTCATACTCCTGCCCAACCCAAGAACTGAGTTCTTGTCCTTGCTGTACTTGACACCTGTTATGCAGAACATCTGTGTGTCGTTTGTGCTGGGTTGTGGGGTAACTTGACTTCTTCTTGGCAGCTTGAAGCCTCTTAGCAGTTCAGTCCCTGGTTACTATTGACTACTAggactactactagtatcaaaaCGTGGCTTATAAAACGTCCAACCACTTCGATGTTGTATAGCTGTGTTGAGTTGTACATGATCATGTAACGCTATGTGTGAAATAAATTAGACCAAtctctaacgttatatctaccAGAAAATCTTTTGTGTCATATTTATGCTCTACCCGTCTTTATATGGAAACCTGACATGGTTGAATTTATGTATTATACTATAGATCAGGTTCTCCAATCCAATGACTCTTGGAGTCACCAGATATGACCTGTAAACGTAGTTTAATGTTGCAGTTTAGTTCGGAACAGGAGTCCCATGACCCCATTCCTTTGCCAAATGGTTTCACCCTTTATGACAGATCAGTGATGTATTATATGTGTTTCTCCTTAATCATACAAATATGGTCCTcattaaatgtatgtatgtattgtccttatttgcataaactgTATTAGTTTATCCAACCTCCttggggtgcctaagcatttgcatgaaCCTTATGGAATTTGtacgaatcttatgtgatacgcatgaatcactatgcgaCAACGTATGAATTTTCTGAAAACGGTGATACGGATCACTATGACATTATTGTGACACGCATGAATCTTTTGTGATTCGCACAAACGGTAAACCTTTATGCACACTGACCAACCGCTGCTGGGGTCACGTGAAAGACAGAGCGGGATATTCAAGATGGCAGCCTTGATCTTCGGCAAAGGGAAAATACAATGTGATGAACTGAAATGGGCAAAAGAGTAGCTCACAGGTTTTTTTATAAAAATACGTCTACGTGACAGTATAAGTCAATTCCATTCcttgaaataaaaatatcacgggtagaaacacTCAGAAACATACCTTCGCCCAACATAGTGAATAAACTTTGAAACTATAGTGGTCGGCCGGTTGGCATAAGAtttgtgcgtatcacataagagTTGTGCGTGTCACATAGTGATCATACTTATCACATAAAGGCCATAGGTTTTCCATAGTGATTAGTGCATATCAATAAgatttgtacaaattttataaggttcgtgcaaatacTTAGTTATCATCCTCCACCCAAATAACAGCTGACTGTATAATAGTAGCtgatcatttatgcaaatgatttcctcatttgcataatatgcatTCAACAATATTCATCTTCatgtaacttccaaatgccacaagtatgACACTCCTATAatttaccactatggaattatagCATTtgctaatcaattatgcaaatttagtcTTAATCAATGTTTATCAATTTCTGTTGGTTACATATGTCACAGgttcaaatactagtaatccAATCATGGAATGGAGCAGGTTTGAAAAATTTGcttgttaattatgcaagtttgattcctatttgcataattactaaTTGCATCTGATTATGACAAGCATCACGTATGCTATCTACATGCCACATACCATGTGGATCTGTCAACCCTTTTTTGAATCATTTTGCGtaaaggagatgatcaactaatatgatttatgcacaTGAGAACCTTACAGTACttgcataataaatgacaaATACACATGAAATACCACAGTCTCATCTCCAGGTTGACATCTTACAAAGGTGAttgtcacctgttatgtcaatccttccacaaatgtggtaaagctgaataaaataaaaataaaataaataccAGTTGTAAaagttaaaatcatttggcgaaggtatgaggttgtggaactctagtttgcatACTAAGTACTTAATGTTATAAGCAACACTTACTGAATAATCTAAAACTTTCTGCTGTTGATAAAGTGACATACTAGTAAATGTAAAACAATACTGTATGTAAACTAATATTTGCATATTAGTCATAACTTAAGCATGCTTTCCTTTGAATATTTATTTTCAACTTGACAAGTACACTCACATTTCTGCATGTCTATGGTTTGTACATTAACATGTAGCATGTGTGAAACTGTTTTGTCTTTCTTCTCTACCATATCTTTGAGATGAATAAGCTGATAGTTGCTAAATTGCTAAATGATAAACTGTAAGTGTACAATCAGACACACGTGCTGTGTACACTTACATTGTACACTTACAATTATGATGTACACATTGTATACACACTTACACTTAcaatgcgtgtgtgtgtgtgtgtgtgtgtgttatattCACTTGCGATTACCTTGCAAGCTACATGTACCGGTAGCTCCATGGAGGCAAGCTGTTGGCCAGATTTGAAGGACTACTGCAAGCCTTTCCTGTAGTGGAGAATACCTGGTGCACAGTACACTGAGGTTGTAAACAAGATCATTTATCAAGTCTggagtagtactagtagctgcTGGTGATTACTGTAAACAGAGATTCTAGTAATCTGCATTACTTTTCTGTAAACTTATCCTTTCTTTGCAGATGGACTACAAACAGCACCTGTCTTCCACAGCCTGCTACGTGTAGTCCCCTCCAGTTTAGTCATTCGAAAACATCATTCAAGGGAACAAAATGGTGAACATGGGGTCTCTTTCATCTGCAAATATGGAAAAGGCAGCGCGAATCCATCATAGGGTAGGACTAGAACTAGAAAGgagaaatatcaaaatgaacATGTACACAAGCCAACTACCGCAAGAGGAGGGTGGCAGAGCAGTCCATACAGCCACAGCAGGCTCTCTTGTTGACACTGACATGACCCAGTTTTTGATGCAGGCTGGCATCATCAACGAATGCCTCACTGCACTGCAAACTATTGGTAAGTCCAATAACTatatctgtagaaaaaaatgaaatactgtaaaatttaaTGCAGTTTCACCATGAACTCAAAATCACCATGAAAGTTTCTGTTCTGTCTTCTATACCCGCCTATTCTCCTTCTCTTGTCTAAGAGAATAGGCGGGTATAATACagtatgtatataatatatatacagtatgtcattctcattaattatgcaaataaggtccttatttacattgattgtatgagttgatcatcttctctacccaAATAACAGAAGCTGACAGTCTTATCTTGTGTTACAAACTCTCCACCCCAAgagctatatactagtatatctaccactcaaatatcacattagcatgtccagaacacaagatgtcaGACCAGAAATTCCagtgcagtaccgtaacaagccattctcattaattatacaaataaggtccttatttacattgattgtatgagttgatcatcttctctacccaAATAACAGAAGCTGACAGTCTTATCTTGTGTTACAAACTCTCCACCCCAAGAGCTATAtatatctaccactcaaatatcacattagcatgtccagaacacaagatgtcaAACCAGAAATTCCagtgcagtaccgtaacaagccactAGCTaccccaaaatctaatcatttccagatcTTGTCAAgaccatgcccgtagccaggattttggttgagggggttctttttagtacttgtgggaccatcgagcgccgcaggcgcgagactcacgccgaaggcgtgagctgcctaggggggtccgggggcatgctcccccggaaaattttaaaatattgaccctctgaaacaccgtttcctgcattttgacgggcaaaatttgctggctaagtttaatgggatttctatcaaaatacacaaggctTTTGGCATAAGGCagttattttcaccatgtctgacaccaaaggcgcgaggcatCGCAATGGACtgaatggaggtccggggaaattttgaaatctggaccctctgaaaagccatttcctgcactttcttgggcaaattttgctgatagactcactaagattgaatgaaatgtctataagtaaaaattgaaaatcagtcatgcctttgaagaaaattcttggacatgaaaaagtggaccttcatgcatgaaaaagcggaccttttcagcgtgtgggggggttcttccgaaccccccctggctacgggcatgaagacctaaccacataccaaatatcaaaacaaagatTTAGGATTTATGAAGGGGACACCACCCTAACACTTTCCTAGCAAGTAGCATCCTGATTGAAGTCTCTGTCGATAAAGGATTTCTATCACTATAATCAGCAATATATAATGCTGCCAGAAACtaatctctaccctgacatttGTATTGGCTCAATTTTGACTGAATTTCTGCAGGTGATGGGAACTGCCTGCCCCATGCCGTCTCCCTGTACATGTGGGGGGTTCAAGACAAGAAGTTGTCTTTGAGGAGGTACTTGGACTGCACCATGCAGGAGGATGGGGGTGCACTGAGGGAGCGTTGGGCCCATCAGAGGAGAGCCAGAGATGCAGTGGTGCCAGGGGTTCCCATTGGTGGAGTCGACTATGCCCCAGGGGTATGTTTAAAGTTCTGTAGACAAGCATGCTGTTCTCTTATGTTGTTGTCTCTCAAAGGATTAAAATTTTGACAGAACTGCTATTCAGTCTTTTTATCATAGAACAATATGTTTCAAAGGTTGTGCTAAtgttatgatttaaaaaaaaaaaggaatactgTCCCATCCAGTCAAATCTGTAGCTTGCTTAATACATTTCGGCATTGTTTCAGGCCCTGAAGTCATTTTGTTAAAAGTAGGAGTCTGCATCCACGTTGTGACATCCATATGACACAAATTTAGATAGATATCGGAGCAATgtaaatttttttatgtttatttttacacacacacttaGTACACAACACATCACTAGTTATCTTTAAAGCACTTACAGCCAACCTTACCTTGCAGCAGTGGAATGGAGAATGGACCACCATGGTTCAGATGGCCTCTGCAGCTCCAAACGAAAGTGAACCCAACCAGACCAGGTACAGGCCGCTTGAAGAGTTCCACATCTTCGTCCTTGCCAACATCTTGCGCCGTCCCATCGTGGTCTTTGCAGACACCTCAGTCCGAGATGATGAAGGCAACTCTTGGGCACCGATCCCATTTGGGGGCATCTACCTTCCTCTTCTCCATACTCCAGCAGAATGTGTCCGCTCCCCGATTCTTCTGGGCTACAACAACCAGCACTTCACTCCTCTGCTGACCACCCAGACACCCCCACAGAATGGTGCATCTCCATCTACCCAGCATCCACCACAGACCATCTCCTTGATGAGGCAGAATGGGGAGAGGCTGCCAGTTCAATACGTTCTCCCTAAAGAGGAGGGTAGAGATTTGCTGGCTGAGTATTTCAACATCATTCCAGCTGATGACAGTAGCGACAACACCCTGCTTGCTGCACTTGACATCACTCCTATTCCAGATCATCTGAACCTCTTTAAGGACTTAGTTGAGCATGAAACTCCCCAGCAAAGGAATGCCTCTCCTGACCTGTCTTCATTTCAGAAGCCAGTCAGTGTTGTACGTCCTCTGGCAAAAGCTACATCTAAAAGGCCTGTTGACAACACATCTGAAAGCATGCCTGTACCATGTACGGAGGATCTGGATGGACCACAAGCCAGTCACAGTCCACTGGAAGAGAGCTTCCTGAGGATGAAGCTTCGTCAAGGGGTGCAAACTGCCACAGTGGTGAACTCGGAACAGTTGAGATTGGCACCAACTGACTATGCAGCAGCAACTGTACCACCATTGCCTTTGCAAGAGAATGTTGCTATCTTACCAAACGAAGAAAACTTTGGACAATCACAACATACCATAGCAAGACCTTCTGGCAGCTCATCGGTCCAACCAAGGGCATCTGCACCACCATTGTCATCACAAGGGAACATGGCCAATCCTTTACATGGAGCAGACACTGGAAGATTACAGGAACATGTAgcaagtgaggaaagtcagcACTGTGCTGGCATGACTATGCAAGACATTCACAGTATCCCAAATGATAGAAATGAGAACTCTCAAAATGACGGATCTGTGAGTGCAGCTTCAAGGCCAAGTTATGCTGCAGCAGTGAAAAGTAATCCTGGACCTCTAATCCGGCCTTCCACACCAAAACCAAAACTTTTCTCTACTCCACCCAGAAAACCAACTTGTAAGAATCCAGAGTGCAAAGGCTCCCCCTGTCCCCAGAATGGAGGGTACTGTGCTAAGTGCCACAGGAAGAACTCAGCAGAGAagaggagagagaggagagagagttTGACATCTCGGCAGGGCAGCACCTCTAGGGCAGGCACAACTATACATATTGGTAGGGCAGTTAACCAGAAGCACAAGAGAAAAGCAGCACAGCCGACAAAACCAAACCCAAGGAGGCCTCAGACCACTTCTACATCATCCTTGGTGCAACAGCGTTCTGCGGCACAAATGCCAAACCAAAGTTACAGTCCTGAAACCCTGCCAAGTAAAGTCGCCAGGGCTTCTATGCAGTCAACTCCAGAGGAACCATCCAGGCTGACAGAAACCCATGGCAGAAACGTGTCTTCCCAACTACAAGTGCCTGATTCTGTTCAAGACTCGAATCCAGAAGGAATATGCAGAACACCGGGTTGTACTCAACTAGCACTACCGAGTGCAGATGGTTTTTGTGTGAACTGTTGGAGCAGAGAGCAGGATGCAGAAACAGTCAGGGTCCAACAGAGGCAAGCAGCCAACAGTAGTGATGGGGGCAGCTCTAATGCATCAAAGAACATTTCCAAGCAAACTGAAACAAAGGCTGCTTCTGCTGCAAGAGGAAATGGAAAATCTTCAAAGCAGAGATGCAAAGCTCCAAGATGTAAAGGGTTTGTTGATGACAGGATAAATGAGGCTCTTTGTCCCACGTGCAACTCACATCTCGACAGGAAGAACAGAAGTTCAGTGCAGAGCAATTCTGCCAATGGGGGTGAGTTGTACAGATTTTGTAGTTCAAAAGTTCATATCTCTCTGATCAATCTCAGTAGAAATGAGAAACTTTTAAGCAGAAAATGAAATACTCCACTGCCCACAatctccacatacatgtacaagcagtTAACGGTAACACAACAGGACTTGTCAGACTTTCATCAGGACTTTGCTTGTATTAAGaattatgtaaattttatgtTTCTCAGGTGTGAGAGACTCCAATACCCCCAGCCCCTCCATGGGAACCTGGTCTCTTGGTCCGCCAGCTGGTCAGTCTGCAGACAGATTCTACACACAGCAGCCAGATGGGAGGAGATGTTTAACAAAGGGCTGCAAGAGGAATGGCACAAGAGACAACGGCTACTACTGCAGTGTGCATGCACCAAGTGGGAACCCTCAACAGGGACAGCAACAGTTTGGCCCACAGAGTTCCACAAACAACACATCTCATCAGTCCAACTCGTATGGCCAACCGCCATCCTCTATCTCTTCATCTGGAACTATGTCACTAAATTTCCATGGTGACATTCACAATCTGCATGTCCaccaccaccactacccctCCCCAGATGGTTCCCAGCCCAGTGGAAGGAGTGGGTTCGATACACAGTCTCAGTCTCCATTTTTCAGTGCCCCAGGAGAACAACAGTCGAGTAATCTGAGGGCTCGAGGATCACACTCAGCATCGAGACCAGCCGGTTCTAGCGGGCAGAGTGCACCATCAGGAGCAGCGGCACCACATGGGCCACAGTAGGGTCACCAGTCTGCCCCAAGTATGAACATTATACTCAGCCTGGTAGTCCTAATGTTAAGATTGGGTTTGAGACTGTACAAATTCTTCTTTAACTATTTTGTGAACCCTCGTGGTCGCCTCAAGAGGAGATGGGTAGACAATGTCAAGGAAGTTATTCGAAAACTGAACTTGCAAAAAGCCAACCCCCTTGTCAGAGGCAGTTGGAGAGCAGCAATCAGACCTAAATGGCATCCCGCAACTTTCAACACTtccaagacagggaacaacggatgctacactggatagtgagtgagtctGTGAATATtgtaatacagaaatgtttgcggtggttttatgtttgaagTTTTCCTGGtaaccacaaactcaaaactgCAACTAAGATTTTTATCTGTCTTCTCCATGCCTTTTCCCCCTTGTCTACGtgctaatgttacatgtatgtgctatacattgtaacattacaatttacagcaTCGTGACAACATGTTTTGGGGGCACCTGTTGCGGTGAAGACACACGTATAACTACAAAGAACAACTTTGAAGAATTGAACCCAACTTTATCTTTGAACATTTAACACATTTATGAAGAAGTGCTATGTATCCAGAGGGAATATTATGTGATGATTAGTTGACAGGTGATCATACCAGCACTGCCAAAAGTGACTGTTCTGCAAAGTTACTACATACTAGGTGGTTTCCACTGGCTGTTTGTTGAGGCTCTGggatttgaaaagtttaaaaagtgaaGAGAATATGGTATATGTATGCACTTAAATCAAGCACAAAAGCATGCACACTTGTATGCTTGCACTATTTGCTAAATTATGATACATAATGAATGTCATGCTAATCAGCTGATCGTTCAGAAATATTCTGTGAAATTGCAGTGGCCAGTGAGCATTAcaatcagggctttagccagctcgaatttttttccgtcagccaattacaatcgtcgcgaaaacctcAAAAATTATTTAGAAAGACGGAAATGAGACCtggaaaaacgggttttaatgagattatcgtatgcgaaagggcgccgacacatattgtcaacaatcataacaatagcaaaacaaacagtgtgtggcttttacggtcgtggacggcgtccccaagccgcctgtagcttccaccaaggatttttgtccgtcaaggttgacggattggttttaaaatttttccgtcagacgcagcaaatttccgtcaattga
This region includes:
- the LOC118423520 gene encoding tumor necrosis factor alpha-induced protein 3-like, whose translation is MVNMGSLSSANMEKAARIHHRVGLELERRNIKMNMYTSQLPQEEGGRAVHTATAGSLVDTDMTQFLMQAGIINECLTALQTIGDGNCLPHAVSLYMWGVQDKKLSLRRYLDCTMQEDGGALRERWAHQRRARDAVVPGVPIGGVDYAPGQWNGEWTTMVQMASAAPNESEPNQTRYRPLEEFHIFVLANILRRPIVVFADTSVRDDEGNSWAPIPFGGIYLPLLHTPAECVRSPILLGYNNQHFTPLLTTQTPPQNGASPSTQHPPQTISLMRQNGERLPVQYVLPKEEGRDLLAEYFNIIPADDSSDNTLLAALDITPIPDHLNLFKDLVEHETPQQRNASPDLSSFQKPVSVVRPLAKATSKRPVDNTSESMPVPCTEDLDGPQASHSPLEESFLRMKLRQGVQTATVVNSEQLRLAPTDYAAATVPPLPLQENVAILPNEENFGQSQHTIARPSGSSSVQPRASAPPLSSQGNMANPLHGADTGRLQEHVASEESQHCAGMTMQDIHSIPNDRNENSQNDGSVSAASRPSYAAAVKSNPGPLIRPSTPKPKLFSTPPRKPTCKNPECKGSPCPQNGGYCAKCHRKNSAEKRRERRESLTSRQGSTSRAGTTIHIGRAVNQKHKRKAAQPTKPNPRRPQTTSTSSLVQQRSAAQMPNQSYSPETLPSKVARASMQSTPEEPSRLTETHGRNVSSQLQVPDSVQDSNPEGICRTPGCTQLALPSADGFCVNCWSREQDAETVRVQQRQAANSSDGGSSNASKNISKQTETKAASAARGNGKSSKQRCKAPRCKGFVDDRINEALCPTCNSHLDRKNRSSVQSNSANGGVRDSNTPSPSMGTWSLGPPAGQSADRFYTQQPDGRRCLTKGCKRNGTRDNGYYCSVHAPSGNPQQGQQQFGPQSSTNNTSHQSNSYGQPPSSISSSGTMSLNFHGDIHNLHVHHHHYPSPDGSQPSGRSGFDTQSQSPFFSAPGEQQSSNLRARGSHSASRPAGSSGQSAPSGAAAPHGPQ